In Hyperolius riggenbachi isolate aHypRig1 chromosome 1, aHypRig1.pri, whole genome shotgun sequence, the genomic window TTTTAACGGaccttttttcttgtttttttttttttttgtattccccTCTCGTTTTTGTTAATGTAGGGTTTCCAACAATGTTGTCATCAGTTAATTGCATTGTTTTATAATTGCAGGTCTTGCAATTGAAATAAGAATTCAACGCTGAGATTTGAATTGCACAAGGCCATTCTTTATTTGAAGGTTTACTCTGTGACATTTTTATATGGATACATTTATAATAAAGAGTCCTCCCATCAAAAGATGTCatgaagaggagagtgtggcgcgCTCAGACGCCGGCTCCTCTGAGAATGATGTGGTAAAGAAGAGTAAGCATgaggctgctgatgctttgctgcCAGAACAGAGTTATGTGTGGAAAAGAATACAAGCAGATAACCTGAGTTGTGATTATACTATTCTGTTCACTAAGGCAGAAGCAAATGAGATCTTTCAGAAACTGGAGAAGGAATTGGTGTATTTTTCAGGTAATGGAAATTCTCATAACATACATATAAGATTAACCAATATTGTTTTTATTGTAGTCTTCAAATTGTACCCGTTACCTTCATATTGTCTTGTATAGCTGCTTTACAATTTTATCCAGGGCCTGTATATCCCTCAGAGGGCTCACACTATAATGCCCCTACAACACTCTACAGCCCATTTTATGGTGTTGTGGGCAGAAACAGGCCTGTGCACACGCTTTactaaagtcggctgaggcagACGTTATATAATCGAACATATGTACGGGAGCCCCCAACCCACAAACGGTTCGACCGTTGGATTTACTTACCCAACGGATGGCTAACTACTTTGAAGATGCCGCTCCCCCAACCGCCACGTGGCGCGTGTGCTGCTCTGTTGCCCGtctgccccgcccccccccccccacacacacacacacacatagcaacaGTATGCGTCGCCAGCTACACAGTTGACACGTGTCTGTACTGgccagcccagcaatgtcacccaagggaaTCAGTTCCTGATCCCAGACGGCTGACATGCATCATaggtgtgtacacagctttagacACAGAGCACATACAGAAGTAGAGTGGTTAACCTCATGCTCTGTTCTTGTTACTACATGAGCTGGAAGACACTTGCGGTTTATAAAGCCTCCATGctgagcttaaaggacaactgtaatgagagtgatatagaagcttccatatttatttcctattaaacaataccagttgccgggctatcctgctgaacctctgcctctaatacttttagccatcgaccctgacacaagcatccagcagatcaggtgtttctggtgttattgtcagatctgacaagattagctgcatgcttgtttctggtgttagtcagacactgctgcagccaaacagaccagcagggccgccaggcaactggtattgcttaggaggaaattaatatggtagcctccatatccctctcattacagttgtcctttaaagtggatctataGTCAGAATTTCCCCTCTACTCTAAAATATTAGTCACCATAAAAACCTCTAGAGACAAACCATATTTCCCTAAAAAGTTACTGAACGGTTCCTTTTTTGCAGAGCAGCTTATAAGTGCTGCATTGAAGCTCCCCAGATTGTTCTTTTAGCACTAATTGCACTTGATAAGACACAGCACTGAGTTGTTTTCTTTTTTGCAGGAttcagggcttattcacagtgggacgttgaggagctgcgttataaactctAACTCAGTTTacagcactgcaatgctaatcctatggtagGTTCattagcgttgcattgtaatgtgtagcgtcctgtatgctttactgtacctactataTGCGATGGTAACGCAACGTTAATGTGCGTtgccaccttttttttttgcgttgcattttaatgctgcattgtgactttaacgtcgcattacaacacaacacaacatcccactgtgaatgtagcctcaaTAACTGTGAACAGCTCTGTAAGCATGGGAGGCAGGATCTTCCACACCAAATGATTGTTTGAATTTATTTCATAGATACCCCACCTTTGCAATTATAGTTCCTAGCACTGCTATACTTTGAGCTGAAGGATATATGATATTTATAGGGATGAAGTTGCCTAAGGAACAAAGCCAGTAAGATGATTGCATGAGCACTGAATAGtaagaaaatgtttttattgtatattataCCAGACTGTTAAGAAGCATGGCAATGTGATAGTGTTTTGTTGTCTGAATCAAGTTATTATATGTATAAATTAAATAATCTCTCCTGTTCCCTTTGTATTTTGTTTCTGTCTAACCCCTGCACTGAAGATAGGAAGAATGGGCAAGCTCTATACAGACATTTTTCTTGCTGGGAGTCTGTTAAGGTAGCAGAGGTtgtgtttaaaaaatgtaatataccCTAAACAAATCTCAGACTTTGATTTGTGTTTTTGTAGACGAGTTGTTCCCATTCTTTTTGACCTTTCATCACTTCAAGACATATGTTTTAAGCAAAATtgaaataaatatattaaaatccTAATTTTAGAAACTAAAAATGTGTCTGCCGCCATAATAAAAAGTGAAAGTGTGCACAATGAGGGACAAATCCCTCAGTGAAAGATGCCCAGCAGCTAGCCCATTACCTTATTTTTAGCACCCTTTACCAGTGGCGAACTAAGGGGGTGATGTCACCATGGCAGGGGGTGACATTGGAGTGCTGTGCAGCCGCCCTGGAGCAATTCAGAATATCGTACAAGCAGAAGCCGTGCTGTGAGATCTCACCTGCTGCTGCACGGCGGAGTCCACGATGCATGCTCCTGTCACCGCTCagctctccccctagtgctggcatTTTTTCCTGCATTCACCCAACCTATGTCTGAACTGCCCACCTTCACCTAACCAcataggcctaacactaacctttcccctacctgcacctaacattaaccccttaccacctatgcttaacactaactcccccaccACAaacgcctaacaccaacctccctcatacctacgcctaacacttagCTCCCCTATACTCGCACCTAACAATCTCACACTCCCCCACTTACGCCTAACGACCATTTTTTAGGGTATACCCATTACCCACTGTGCCAGCACTCACTCCtttctgttttttgggggggctgaGGGTGAGATGTTGGCCATTTAATACCCACCACCGGGTGTTaaatgccctaggtatgccactgcccTTTACTGACTCAGATCTTCCTGAGGCTGTGTCTGCCTCTTCTCCTTGGGCCCAGTTAGAGAGCACCACTTTTGTGTCCTCACTTATTGCATAGTTGGGAGGGGGGGTAGGGCAGGCACGGGAAGTAGAGGAAGTGCCTGTAGTCAGAGTGCAGCATGTAGAGGAGAGGGAGGTGAGGTGCACGAGGCAGCTGGGCGCTGTGACATATTACTACTGATGCTGGGATACACTGTGTTATGGCAGACCAGTTGGAACCAGCATTGTACAATGTTTTCTATTAAAATATCTGGAGCAAACTAAGACTGCACCAGTTAAACCTGGTGAAAGTATTATGGTACCTTGTAGGTTCTACATAAAAATATGGGAAGAACCTTGGTGTAGCTTGTGTTGGTGGTTGTTCTGGAATCCAGGACACAGTATGTCACAGATGTGCAGTAGTGGAAGGAACTTTTTATTGTATTAGGAAATTCTTTGACttttctccacttcagcttaccaaaagggccacaaaggggccccaaatctactaccttgcctagggcctcattacATCTTAAATCATCTCTGCCCCAGACACAGCTCCATCCATGGAATTCATTAACTTGAGATGGAACTTCTGTTATGCATATGGAAAATGAACTTTATGGAAACTCTCtgaactctttaaccacttccgtaccacttccgtaccagcagtctctggccccttaaggaccagagactgctggtaccaaaaatgGGGCTTACCAACTCATTGCTGCATGGACCCGCTGCTCTCGCTGGTCACCCATTGTTGCAAGCccctcgctatgacggcagagctctgtgagccagtttcAGTGGCTCCTGCCCCAGTCATCAATGTGAGCCGATAGCGACAGCAGAGTCAGGGGCCTGCAACGATGGAGAGATAGGTGGGAGCAGCAAGAGATTCGGTCCCTGCAAGcacagtaattgaaatctatgccctgacaAGAAtaagcagggcatagatttcaatgacAACGGTCAGGAAGCATTTTTACATGCTATAATTACAGGTTAAGGCATGTTTCGTGGACATCTATAATATAAATGCTTGTATAGATACTACTTCTGCCGATTTCAGAAGAAAACCTTTTGCTTTGTTAGACAGATAAGAAGGGAACAAAGCTTGCTATTGTCTATGATGCGGTTATTGCAGCTATTTCTCTGCCTTGGATGGCTCTATGGGCGGGACAGTGACCTTGAATTATTGATTTATAGCAGGAAGAATCAAACAGGTTGTTAGGAAGTGGATATCGGCCACCTGTATTGTTGCATGACATGAAGCGTATAATGAAGCATTGGTGTCACTTTTAAATTCTGTATCCATAAAGGTGAAGTTGCGTTGATGCTTTCATCCAGTCTTGGATCTTATGAAACTTTCACCTGTCTTAATTCAAACACATTAATATCTAGAATGGCAGCCTAAATGATTAAACAGTATTCCACACTGTACTTTTTTTGTAGGAGATCTGAGTAAAGTTCAGGTATTTGGAAAATGGCACAGTGTTCCCAGAAAGCAGGTGACCTATGGGGATGACGGACTAACCTACACATTTTCTGGGATCACACTGTCTCCGAAACCTTGGATTCCTGTACTTGATCAAATAAGGGGCCGAGTGAAAATGGCCACAGGACACTCATTCAACTTTGTACTTATTAACAGGTATGACATTCTCGACATCATGCTGTCTTTGTATGTTGTGGGCTGTATATGTGGGATGCCTCTGGGTTGGTACATCCAGGGATCTTTCTGTTATATTAAAAAAGCTAAGTAAGCAAACTCACTAAAGTCATTTTCTATCTCTGCCAGGGCTTCTAAAGTGAGcggtatattgaggctgccatgtttatttcctttggaACAATACCAGattcctggcagtcttgctgatccctttggctgcagtagtgtctgaatcacacccctgaaacaagcatgcagctaatcttgtcagatctgacaatgttagaaacacctgatctgctgtgtgctgcttcagggtctatggctaaaagtattagaggcagaggatcagcaggacagctaggcaatttgcattgttttgaaAGGAAAGTAATACGTCCgcctcatatccctctcacttcagcactCCTGGAATATGTGACACAAATAAATGCTCTGTGTATTATTCATCCTGTCAGATATGAGAAGCAGATTTTGGTGCTTCTCTGACAGCAGTTATCACTTTCTACAAAGAATAGTAAATCCTAGAGTCCCTCCATTCCTTGTAATAGGACAGTACTGCATGGGCAGGCTCCAGTTCACTAGCTGAGTGTAAACTCAATCAAGAAACATCAATCTTTTTACCACCTGAACCACTCCAAACTAGAATCCTGATCAGCCAGACACCATCTTGTTCTTGGAGAAGCACAAAGCTGTGGTAACCTTGACCCTGTACTACTATCCTCCATAGTTCCCCAATAAAGGGGGGTTGGAATTACAATCGCTGaacttaaacttttttttcttttttgaattaAAATTTTTTGTTTATTAGCTCTAAAATTAATATTCAATTATTAGTCTGTCCATGCATTTGTAAGCTATCCCAAGGAGTAGAGCTACTCTAGAAATAATTCTGGctcgcatgcaaatttaatgcaaacggTATGCTGCTTGGCACTGAGCCAATCCAAattggtgggttttttttaattatttggcCCACTTCCAAGTAGCATACAGTTTGcatcaaaggacacctgaagtgagaccgatatggaggttgccatatttactttcatttaaacaataccagttcactAACGGAATTTTGATGTGTTCTCTTTCCTCTGGCATGGTTCTGGACATTCCCAGTTTCCATTTAGTTGAAATTTGGTGACCTAATTCCTTAATAGTGACAAAAGCcttgtagatctttttttttcctcttggatATGATAGATTAACCTTATGAGGGCACAAGGACAAAGCACAGGAAACTGTCCATATACGGTAGTTTACATCCTTTCCAGTTGTGACAGCTCCAGATCAGGATAGGATTCAAACTGAAAGGTGCAAGACTCGCATAGAACACTTGCTCCAATAACTtgcttattaaagggaacctaaactgagagggatatggatgttttaaacaatacttgttgcctgacagtcctgctgatctatttggctgcagtagtggctgaatcacacctgaaacaagcatgcagctaatccagtctgacttcagtcagagcacctgatgtgcatgcttgttcaggggctgcagctaaaagtattagtggcagaggatcagcaggagagtcaggcaactggtattattttaaaagaaaaaatccatatccttctcagtttccaTTTAATAAAATGTAACCCACTATTGATGCATAAAGCCTTAACgtgtccattaatggtacaatctctTGTCCAACTGTCAGATGAGTGGGATCGGGCATAGTCTTTGCTACCGATCGGTGACAGACAATTGATTTACTGATTGTTCTGTccatctggttttttttttttttttttttggatcagTTCCATTGAGTAGAATCCTGCTTTGACTGAGGGCTAAAGTGGTATGatgttatatttatttataaggtTGTGTATTCTTTCGTTCTTCACAAGGTACAAAGATGGGAATGATCATATGGGAGAACACCGAGATGATGAGAAGGAGCTCGTCCCACAGAGTCCTATTGCTTCTGTGTCTTTTGGAGCCTGCAGGGATTTTGTATTTCGGCACAGAGACTCCCGCATCAAGAAGTCTGGATGTCACATTGAGCCTGTGAAACTACAGCTAGAACATGGCAGCTTGCTTATGATGAATTTCCCCACCAATGTTTACTGGTACCACAGCCTGCCAGTAAGGAAGAGGGTGCTCGCTCCCAGAATCAATTTAACTTTCCGTAAGATTATACCACAGAGCTGCAgataaaatatttaaatattaaagagaacccgaggttggtttgataaatcatattaggacacaaaggcacgttctgtatacaatgcccagcctctgtgtccttccagcGTTCCCccagctctgctgtcccccatttaaaaaaaaaacaggctagAGACACGCAGATTGTGGCTGGCCTGTTATTTACCTTTGCCTGTCATTcacctgccactcccccgcctcctctattgcGCTGCTCTCCGCCTGTGTCCCCTCCCCGATCTCCGTAAGCTGATTGGAagaagcttacagaggcggggagggaaaggaCACAGGAGGGGAGCCACGCTATACAGGAGGCATGGGGAGTGGCAGgtgaatgacaggcagaggtaaataacaggctagtgagaatctgcgtgtcgctagcctggtgcttttttttttttctaatgggggacagcaggggGGGGGCTGGATGAATgctggaaggacacagaggcagggcattgtatacagaacgtgcctctgtgtcctaatacgatttattaaacccacctcgggttctctttaagtaagtcgATATTAAAATGATCTTTTTCTAATCAACCTCATCTTCCCGGCCTGCAGCCTCGATTACATAAATGTTTTCACAAGTTAACTCCTGGTGACGACAGTAAGAGACAGTCTGCCCAATCAGAATATCAGAGAGCCCATGTTTCTAAAGCCTTGTGAACATGTATGAGGCATGTCATccccttttttatttattgtatttataaaaccgcaacatattacgcagcactacaCAATAGGTAAATGGGCTaacatacacagagaatgatttgataacagtagttcagtgtctttgGTCAAAATAATCTGTTGTAGTCCACTAGAGGGGTCTCAgacagtgagattgcataatcaagctggaaacactagggggggggggggggggggggatgccaaaggcttacaatctcaaTCTTGTACCTTTTGTGCCCCCTTGTgtcatcctctatgccccttgtATCATCCGGTGTCCTCCCCTCTCCACCTTGTCATTTTGTGTCACCCTTTGTGCCTGTGTCCTCTTTTGTCCCTAtgtcgtcctccgtccctcgtgtGATCCTGaagcctgtgtcctcctctgttccccttgcgtcatcctgtgtcctcctccatgctcCTGTCCTCCACCGTGCCTATTGTattgtcctgtgtcctcctcgtgTCATCCTATGTCCTGCTTTGCCCCCTTATATCCTCTTCTGTGCCTTTTGTGTCTTGTCTCCCTTCTATCCTCCTCTGTGCCTTTTGtgtcctcttttgtccccctagtGCTCCCCATGCAGAGTTATGCAGCAGAAGTGTCATCTCACCTGCTCCATAAGCACCTGCGGCAATCTGCTTTATCTTCTCTCTCGGCTTCCCCTAGTGCCGGTCACATGGAATGACGCGATCAGCAGAAGTCGACACTATAGGAAGCTGTGAGAGAGAGAAAATATCTGATCGCCGCAGTCGAGACTTGCGTTGCCGCTTCTGCTGCCAATACCTTGcatggcacagtacagggagtccccgacattgcggcaggcATTTGCTTCGGTGGGCGTTCATAAGTTGGGGGCTCCTTGTCcacatatttttcggaccataagacacttattttggggagaaaaagtcactgcatcaaaatgttctatttctcagataatcatCATAAATAaagtgtatatacagtaataacagTGCTTATTACACAAAAATtataccaatccaaaacagttatttgtgctgctgcaataaagcagtcaccataTGTTTAAAATAAGAATCACATCTGATTGTGATTATGTAACAGATGTATACTCAGgaatattttatatataataaataacatctctgctgtaagaataacGCCCATTGAGAAGTTGTCACTATTAgggattgtaaacaagatgaaaaTCATTTAATGTTcatgcagattgaaaatggaccagttcaATTCttttacaaaaatatttattttttaaacagcaTATAATGTAAAAGTGATACAAGTCAATATATTTACAAAATTACTGTACATTTCATACACGTGAGGTTTGGTCTGGCG contains:
- the ALKBH2 gene encoding DNA oxidative demethylase ALKBH2 — its product is MDTFIIKSPPIKRCHEEESVARSDAGSSENDVVKKSKHEAADALLPEQSYVWKRIQADNLSCDYTILFTKAEANEIFQKLEKELVYFSGDLSKVQVFGKWHSVPRKQVTYGDDGLTYTFSGITLSPKPWIPVLDQIRGRVKMATGHSFNFVLINRYKDGNDHMGEHRDDEKELVPQSPIASVSFGACRDFVFRHRDSRIKKSGCHIEPVKLQLEHGSLLMMNFPTNVYWYHSLPVRKRVLAPRINLTFRKIIPQSCR